In Nonlabens agnitus, the DNA window ATGTTAGGTTACGGATCCATTATTGGTGGCGCCAAACGGTTCGATTACGGGTGGTCCTATTGCGAGCCTTGCGCCAGGAGCAACCAACGCTACGACTTTTACGGGAAGCTATAGAGTTACCCAGGCAGACATTAACTCTGGTCGATTCAGCAATCAGGCTACGGCTACAGGGACGACCCCACAGAACACACAAGTCACGGACCTTTCAGATGACAACAGCAACCTACAGAACGATCCAACGATAACTACGGTCCTTCTGCTCCTTCCATTGCGATCATCAAGACGGGACTTTTCACTGATAGTGGCAGCGGAAACGGCAGCGAATAACAATGACGGTAGAGCGCAGGTAGGCGAGGTGATCACCTACAGCTTCACTGTAACTAATACGGGTAACCAGACCCTTACCAATGTAACGGTAACGACCCACTACTTGATGGTGCCAACGGTACATTGACAGGCGGTCCTATTGCGAGCCTTGCACCAGGAGCGATAGACACGACGACCTTTAGTGGAAGCTACACGATCCAGCAGTCGGACATCGATGCGCAGAGTGTATCGAACCAGGCTTACGGCTACGGGAAGACACCTGACCGGAGATGATGTCAGCGACCTTTCGGATGACAACAGCAACCTGGAGGATGATCCAACGGATACGAATCTTCCTGAGGACAGCGAGATATCGATCATCAAGACCTCTGTGTTCAAACGATGAGAACGGTGACGGCTTTGCTCAGTTGGGCGAGACGATCAGCTACAGCTTGAGGTAACGAACAGTGGAGCTACGACCCTAACGAATGTGACGGTAACGGATCCACTATTGGTGGCGCCAAGCGGCAGCCTTACCGGCGGCCCGATCGCTACACTTGCACCTGGAGCGGTGGACACGGCGACCTTTAGTGGAAAGCTACACGATCCAGCAGTCGGACATCGATGCGCAGAGTGTATCGAACCAGGCTACGGCTACGGGAACGACACCTGACGGAGATGATGTCAGCGACCTTTCGGATGACAACAGCAACCTGGAGGATGATCCAACGGATACGAATCTTCCTGAGGACAGCGAGATATCGATCATCAAGACCTCTGTGTTCAACGATGAGAACGGTGACGCTTTGCTCAGTTGGGCGAGACGATCAGCTACAGCTTTGAGGTAACGAACAGTGGAGCTACGACCCTAACGAATGTGACGGTAACGATCCACTATTGGTGGCGCCAAGCGGCAGCCTTACCGGCGGCCCCATCGCTACACTGGCACAGGAGCAACGGACACGACGACCTTTAGCGGAAGCTACACGATCCAGCAGTCGGACATCGATGCTCAGAGCGTATCGAACCAGGCTACGGCTACGGGAACGACACCGACGGAGATGATGTCTAGCGACTATCGGATGACAACAGCAACCTAGAGAATGATCCAACGGATACGAATCTTCCTGAGGACAGCGAGATATCTATCATCAAGACCTCTGTGTTCAACGATGAGAATGGTGATGGCTTTGCTCCAATTGGGCGAGACGATCAGCTACAGCTTTGAGGTAACGAACAGTGGAGCTACGACCCTTACGAATGTGACGTAACGGATCCACTATTGGTGGCGCCAAGCGGCAGCCTTACCGGCGGCCCGATCGCTACACTGGCACCTGGATCGGTGGACACGGCGACCTTTAGTGGAAGCTACACGATCCAGCAGTCGGACATCGATGCGCAGAGCGTATCGAACCAGGCTACGGCTACGGGAACGACACCTGACGGAGATGATGTGAGCGACCTATCGGATTGACAACAGCAATCTGGAGAATGATCCAACGGATACGAATCTTCCTGAGGATAGCGAGATATCGATCATCAAGACCTCTGTGTTCAACGATGAGAACGGCGATGGCTTTGCTCAGTTGGCGAGACGATCAGCTACAGCTTTGAGGTGACGAACAGTGGTGCTACGACCCTAACGAATGTAACGGTAACGGATCCACTACTTGATGGTGCCAACGGTACGTTGACTGGCGGTCCCATCGCTACACTGGCACCAGGAGCAACGGACACGACGACCTTTAGCGGAAGCTACACGATCCAGCAGTCCGACATCGATGCGCAGAGCGTATCGAACCAGGCTACGGCTACGGGAACGACACCTGACGGAGATGATGTGAGCGACCTTTCGGATGACAACAGCAACCTGGAGAATGATCCAACGGATACGAATCTTCCTGAGGACAGCGAGATATCGATCATCAAGACCTCTGTGTTCAACGATGAGAATGGCGATGGTTTTTGCTCAGTTGGGCGAGACGATCAGCTACAGCTTCGAGGTAACGAACAGTGGAGCTACGACCCTAACGAATGTGACGGTAACGGATCCATTATTGGTGGCGCCAAGCGGCAGCCTTACCGGCGGACCGATTCGCGAGCCTTGCACCAGGAGCGGTAGACACGGCGACCTTTAGCGGAAGCTACACGATCCAGCAGTCCGACATCGATGCTCAGAGCGTATCGAACCAGGCTACGGCTACGGGAACGACACCTGACGGAGATGATGTCAGCGACCTATCGGATGACAACAGCAACCTGGAGAATGATCCAACGGGTACGGACCTTCCCGAGGACAGCGAGATATCGATCATCAAGACGTCGGTGTTCAACGATGAGAACGGCGATGGCTTTGCTCAGTTGGGCGAGACGATCAGCTACAGCTTTGAGGTGACGAACAGTGGAGCTACGACCCTTTACGAATGTGACGGTAACGGATCCACTACTTGATGGTGCCAACGGTACGTTGACTGGCGGTCCCATCGCTACACTGGCACCAGGAGCGGTAGACACGGCGACCTTTAGCGGAAGCTACACGATCCAGCAGTCGGACATAGATGCTCAGAGCGTATCGAACCAGGCTACGGCTACGGAACGACACCTGATGGAGATGATGTCAGCGACCTTTCGGATGACAACAGCAACCTAGAGAATGATCCAACGGATACGAATCTTCCTGAGGACAGCGAGATATCGATCATCAAGACCTCTGTGTTCAACGATGAGAACGGCGATGGCTTTGCTCAGTTGGGCGAGACGATCAGCTACAGCTTTGAGGTGACGAACAGTGGAGCTACGACCCTAACGAATGTAACGGTAACGGATCCACTACTTGATGGTGCCAACGGTACGTTGACTGGCGGTCCCATCGCTACACTGGCACCAGGAGCAACGGACACGACCTTTAGCGGAAGCTACACGATCCAGCAGTCCGACATCGATGCGCAGAGCGTATCGAACCAGGCTACGGCTACGGGAACGACACCTGACGGAGATGATGTGAGCGACCTATCGGATGACAACAGCAACCTGGAGGATGATCCAACGGATACGAATCTTCCTGAGGACAGCGAGATATCGATCATCAAGACCTCTGTGTTCAACGATGAGAATGGTGACGGCTTTGCTCAGTTGGGCGAGACGATCAGCTACAGCTTCGAGGTAACGAACAGTGGAGCTACGACCCTAACGAATGTAACGGTAACGGATCCACTATTGGTGGCGCCAAGCGGCAGCCTTACCGGCGGCCCGATCGCTACACTGGCACCAGGAGCGATAGACACGACGACCTTTAGCGGAAGCTACACGATCCAGCAGTCGGACATCGATGCTCAGAGCGTATCGAATCAGGCTACGGCTACGGGAACGACACCTGACGGAGATGATGTGAGCGACCTATCGGATGACAACAGCAACCTGGAGGATGATCCAACGGATACGAATCTTCCTGAGGACAGCGAGATATCGATCATCAAGACCTCTGTGTTCAACGATGAGAACGGTGACGGCTTTGCTCAGTTGGGCGAGACGATCAGCTACAGCTTTGAGGTAACGAACAGTGGAGCTACGACCCTAACGAATGTGACGGTAACGGATCCACTATTGGTGGCGCCAAGCGGCAGCCTTACCGGCGGTCCTATCGCGAGCCTTGCACCAGGAGCGGTAGACACGGCGACCTTTAGTGGAAGCTACACGATCCAGCAGTCGGACATCGATGCTCAGAGCGTATCGAACCAGGCTACGGCTACGGGAACGACACCTGACGGAGATGATGTCAGCGACCTATCGGATGACAACAGCAACCTGGAGAATGATCCAACGGATACGGACCTTCTTAAAAATGGTAGAATATCTTTGATTAAAATAGGGGTTTTCAACGATGAGAACAATGATGGAGTGGCGCAGGTTGGCGAAACTATAAGTTATTCTTTTGTAGTAACAAATACCGGAAATGTTACGTTAACGAACGTTATTATTGCAGACCCGTTATTGGTTACACCAAATGGCAGTCTTACGGGTGGCCCTATTGCGAGCCTTGTACCTGGCGAAAGTGATTCGAATACGTTTGTAGGAACTTATACTTTATCCTTAACTGACGTAAACGCATCACAGGTCAGCAATCAAGCGACCGTCGAAGCACAAGATCCCGATAATTCAAATGTCACGGATCTATCAGATGATAATAGTAATTTCGAAAACGATCCGACTATAACATCTTACGATGCGGTCGATGCGATTAACCTTATTAAGAGAGGAACCTTTAATGATGAGAATGGAGATGGGTCCGCTCAGGTTGGTGAAACTGTCAGTTATTCATTTACTATAAGAAATGCAGGTAATAGGACAATTACTAACATTGTTTTATCTGACCCATTATTACAAGGAATAAACGGTACATTGACTGGCGGTCCTATTACGAGCCTTGTACCTGGAGCGATAGACACGACGACCTTCAGCGGAAGCTACACGATCCAGCAGTCAGATATTGAT includes these proteins:
- a CDS encoding DUF7507 domain-containing protein translates to MAPNGSITGGPIASLAPGATNATTFTGSYRVTQADINSGRFSNQATATGTTPQNTQVTDLSDDNSNLQNDPTITTVLLLLPLRSSRRDFSLIVAAETAANNNDGRAQVGEVITYSFTVTNTGNQTLTNVTVTTHYLMVPTVH
- a CDS encoding DUF7507 domain-containing protein; protein product: MTGGPIASLAPGAIDTTTFSGSYTIQQSDIDAQSVSNQAYGYGKTPDRR
- a CDS encoding DUF7507 domain-containing protein, with the translated sequence MESYTIQQSDIDAQSVSNQATATGTTPDGDDVSDLSDDNSNLEDDPTDTNLPEDSEISIIKTSVFNDENGDALLSWARRSATALR
- a CDS encoding DUF7507 domain-containing protein, translated to MGETISYSFEVTNSGATTLTNVTVTIHYWWRQAAALPAAPSLHWHRSNGHDDL
- a CDS encoding DUF7507 domain-containing protein translates to MRMVMALLQLGETISYSFEVTNSGATTLTNVT
- a CDS encoding DUF7507 domain-containing protein — its product is MAPSGSLTGGPIATLAPGSVDTATFSGSYTIQQSDIDAQSVSNQATATGTTPDGDDVSDLSD
- a CDS encoding DUF7507 domain-containing protein yields the protein MVFAQLGETISYSFEVTNSGATTLTNVTVTDPLLVAPSGSLTGGPIREPCTRSGRHGDL
- a CDS encoding DUF7507 domain-containing protein; the encoded protein is MTVTDPLLDGANGTLTGGPIATLAPGAVDTATFSGSYTIQQSDIDAQSVSNQATATERHLMEMMSATFRMTTAT